Proteins from one Anaerosoma tenue genomic window:
- the accD gene encoding acetyl-CoA carboxylase, carboxyltransferase subunit beta: MPINDWFKQREGRRYTVSTGSGTESLPDGVWRTCPECKRTLYQGEVERSLSVCPHCDHHFELIARDRIDALVDPGSFAEIDAGLVSSDPLRFSAGKPYASSLERACQTTGMDDAALTGTATIDGHPVVVGALDFRFIGASMGSVVGERIARAFERARTEQRGVVMIVASGGARMQEGMLSLMQMAQTAAAAERLSRAGLPYVSMLVNPTYGGVTASFAVLADVIFAEPGAMIGFAGPRLVEQTIRRSLPKGFQTAASLQSHGMIDEVVPRGESRSRVATVLGYLMPADRVVPAGADDTPALLPEGGEA; encoded by the coding sequence ATGCCGATCAACGACTGGTTCAAACAGCGCGAGGGGCGCCGCTACACGGTATCCACCGGTAGCGGAACGGAGAGTCTGCCCGATGGCGTGTGGCGGACCTGCCCCGAGTGCAAACGCACGCTCTATCAGGGAGAGGTCGAGCGCAGCCTGTCGGTCTGTCCCCACTGTGATCACCACTTCGAGTTGATCGCCCGGGACAGGATCGACGCGTTAGTCGATCCGGGGAGCTTCGCGGAGATCGATGCGGGCCTGGTCTCGAGCGACCCCCTGCGTTTCTCGGCCGGCAAGCCGTATGCCTCCAGCCTGGAGCGCGCATGCCAGACCACCGGGATGGACGATGCGGCGCTCACGGGGACGGCCACGATCGACGGTCATCCGGTTGTGGTGGGCGCGCTCGACTTCAGGTTCATCGGAGCGTCCATGGGATCCGTGGTGGGCGAGCGTATCGCCCGTGCCTTCGAGCGCGCGAGAACGGAACAGCGCGGTGTCGTCATGATCGTGGCGTCGGGCGGCGCCCGCATGCAGGAGGGGATGCTGTCGCTCATGCAGATGGCGCAGACGGCCGCCGCCGCCGAACGGTTGTCGCGAGCGGGGCTGCCCTACGTCTCGATGCTTGTGAACCCCACCTACGGTGGCGTCACCGCGAGCTTCGCAGTACTGGCCGACGTCATATTCGCCGAGCCGGGCGCGATGATCGGCTTCGCGGGTCCCCGGCTGGTGGAGCAGACCATACGCCGGTCGCTCCCCAAGGGGTTCCAGACCGCCGCCTCGCTCCAGTCGCACGGGATGATCGACGAGGTCGTGCCTCGCGGGGAGTCGCGTTCCCGAGTGGCCACGGTGCTCGGTTATCTGATGCCCGCCGATCGCGTCGTCCCTGCCGGAGCAGACGATACGCCGGCGCTCCTTCCCGAAGGCGGTGAGGCGTGA
- a CDS encoding 6-phosphofructokinase — translation MNGETGIKRVGMLFSGGPAPAANAVISAAALSFLNSGIEVLGFYDGYENLENYSEDRPLVEGQHFIRLSRNDVSGIRNRKDIILRTSRANPGKPVGQKNDLADHRRNQKLRNVYAALEAYDVDALVSIGGDDTLKTANYLKELQNVVGGLRPIRIVHLPKTIDNDYYGIDWTFGFFSAAHFAAAEIRNLGADARSTQVWYVLEIMGRKAGWLTYASGIAGEATRMMSVEDFTGTFDAKLQAEELVDLMLKREADGRRYGIICIAEGLASHLPDDQRPQMTDEHGNLKLGEAQVGRVLASAMEEAYERRTGIRIKVRSKQIGYEARCAEPSAFDVLLGTQLGVGAYRALVEKGLNGVMVSVEDQLSLKYVPFGLLIDAETMKTKVRFIDTDSDFYRLARALEYQGMLADRPDGE, via the coding sequence GTGAACGGTGAGACCGGCATCAAACGGGTAGGGATGCTCTTCAGCGGAGGTCCTGCTCCGGCCGCCAACGCCGTGATCTCCGCAGCCGCGCTGTCGTTCCTCAACAGCGGCATCGAGGTGCTCGGCTTCTATGACGGGTACGAGAACCTGGAGAACTACTCGGAGGACCGGCCACTCGTGGAGGGGCAGCACTTCATCCGTCTGAGCCGCAACGACGTCTCGGGCATCCGCAACCGCAAGGACATCATCCTGCGCACCTCGCGAGCCAACCCCGGCAAGCCCGTGGGCCAGAAGAACGACCTGGCCGACCACCGGCGCAACCAGAAGCTGCGCAACGTCTACGCTGCGCTTGAGGCATATGACGTGGACGCGCTCGTGTCGATAGGCGGGGACGACACCCTCAAGACGGCCAACTACCTCAAGGAACTGCAGAACGTGGTCGGCGGGCTGCGGCCCATCCGCATCGTTCACCTCCCCAAGACCATCGACAACGACTACTACGGCATCGACTGGACCTTCGGGTTCTTCTCGGCCGCGCACTTCGCCGCCGCTGAGATCCGCAACCTGGGCGCCGACGCCCGTTCCACGCAGGTCTGGTACGTGCTCGAGATCATGGGCCGCAAGGCGGGGTGGCTCACGTACGCCTCCGGTATCGCCGGCGAAGCGACACGGATGATGTCGGTGGAGGACTTCACCGGCACCTTCGACGCCAAGCTGCAGGCCGAGGAGCTTGTTGACCTCATGCTGAAGCGCGAGGCGGACGGCAGGCGGTACGGCATCATCTGCATAGCCGAGGGTCTCGCTTCGCACCTTCCGGACGACCAGCGCCCGCAGATGACCGACGAGCACGGCAATCTCAAGCTCGGCGAGGCGCAGGTGGGCCGGGTGCTCGCCTCGGCCATGGAAGAGGCCTACGAGCGGCGCACCGGCATCAGGATCAAGGTGCGGAGCAAGCAGATCGGCTACGAGGCGCGCTGTGCCGAGCCAAGCGCGTTCGACGTCCTGCTTGGCACGCAGCTGGGCGTGGGCGCGTATCGCGCGCTCGTGGAGAAGGGCCTCAATGGCGTGATGGTCAGCGTGGAGGACCAGCTCTCGCTGAAGTACGTGCCGTTCGGGCTGCTGATCGATGCGGAGACGATGAAGACCAAGGTACGCTTCATCGACACCGACAGCGACTTCTACAGGCTTGCTCGTGCGCTGGAGTACCAGGGCATGCTGGCCGACCGGCCGGACGGGGAGTGA
- a CDS encoding acetyl-CoA carboxylase carboxyltransferase subunit alpha: MARFVMEFERPLADLEEKLAALANLDIASTPELAAEIADLEREVERLRATLYSTLSPWEKVQVSRHPDRPKTADYVAYLFDDVVELRGDRRYADDQAMYTALATLGGRRVVVIGHNKGHTTKENVARNFGSPHPEGFRKAERAMRLADRFGLPIVTFLDTAGASPGLEDEERGQAWAIADCLATLSAVRVPVVVVGIGEGGSGGALAIGFGDRLIMLEHAYYSVISPEMCALILHKDAARAPESAAALALTAEDLLRMGIADEVVPEPLGGAHREPEIVAGEVGVRIATALDALSEEDPDGLLERRYERLRAIGEYNETD, from the coding sequence ATGGCGCGCTTCGTGATGGAGTTCGAGCGCCCGCTCGCCGACCTGGAAGAGAAGCTCGCGGCGCTCGCGAACCTCGATATCGCATCGACTCCCGAGCTCGCCGCTGAGATCGCGGACCTGGAGCGCGAGGTCGAGCGGCTCCGGGCCACGCTGTACTCCACGCTGAGCCCGTGGGAGAAGGTACAGGTGAGCCGGCACCCCGACCGGCCCAAGACCGCCGACTACGTGGCATACCTCTTCGACGATGTCGTGGAGCTCAGGGGCGACCGCCGGTACGCAGACGACCAGGCGATGTACACGGCGCTTGCCACCCTCGGTGGCCGTCGCGTGGTGGTCATCGGGCACAACAAGGGGCACACGACCAAGGAGAACGTCGCACGCAACTTCGGCAGCCCGCATCCGGAAGGGTTCCGCAAGGCCGAGCGTGCGATGCGGCTGGCTGACCGTTTCGGTCTGCCCATCGTGACGTTCCTGGATACTGCAGGCGCGTCACCCGGGCTCGAGGACGAGGAGCGGGGCCAGGCGTGGGCGATCGCGGACTGTCTCGCCACGCTGTCGGCCGTGCGGGTGCCTGTGGTGGTCGTGGGTATCGGCGAGGGGGGCAGCGGAGGCGCTCTCGCGATCGGTTTCGGCGATCGTCTGATCATGCTGGAGCACGCATACTACTCCGTCATCAGCCCCGAGATGTGTGCGCTGATCCTGCACAAGGACGCGGCGCGGGCGCCCGAATCGGCGGCCGCGTTGGCGCTCACTGCCGAGGACCTGCTGAGGATGGGTATCGCCGATGAGGTGGTTCCCGAGCCGCTTGGCGGCGCACACCGGGAGCCGGAGATCGTGGCCGGTGAGGTGGGCGTCCGGATCGCCACCGCGCTCGATGCGTTGAGCGAGGAGGACCCCGACGGGCTGCTGGAACGCCGTTACGAGCGGCTCCGCGCCATCGGGGAGTACAACGAGACCGACTGA
- a CDS encoding beta/alpha barrel domain-containing protein, which produces MPSITRDQVRVPVDVPAEARETYIDNYLAATRGTGRLMLFACDQKVEHLNDDFYGDGIAPEDAEPEHLFRIGDQGICGVLAGQRGLIAQYAADYPDINYLVKMNSKTHLVKTSAKDPAKHQDDPYSPQLYDIQTVLDLRDNGVNAVGVGYTIYLGSEYEANMMQEAGQLIADAHSMGLLVVLWIYPRGKAVIDEKDAHLIAGAAGVAVSLGADFVKVNPPKGDDEKSSAEKLKEAAAAAGRTGLVCAGGSTVDAKTFLTQLWEQIHVGGASGNATGRNIHQRPLDEAVRLTKAISAITLGDWPVDDALAVFEGEKEFTV; this is translated from the coding sequence ATGCCGAGCATCACGCGTGACCAGGTCAGAGTCCCGGTGGACGTGCCCGCCGAGGCGCGCGAGACCTACATCGACAACTACCTGGCGGCTACCCGGGGCACGGGGCGCCTCATGCTGTTCGCCTGCGACCAGAAGGTCGAGCACCTGAACGACGACTTCTACGGTGACGGCATCGCTCCTGAAGACGCGGAGCCCGAGCACCTCTTCCGCATCGGCGACCAGGGCATCTGCGGCGTGCTCGCCGGTCAGCGCGGGCTCATCGCGCAGTATGCCGCCGACTACCCGGACATCAACTACCTCGTGAAGATGAACTCCAAGACGCACCTGGTGAAGACCTCGGCCAAGGATCCCGCCAAGCACCAGGACGACCCGTACAGCCCGCAGCTCTACGACATCCAGACCGTCCTCGACCTGCGAGACAACGGCGTGAATGCGGTGGGTGTGGGTTACACGATCTACCTCGGCAGCGAGTACGAGGCGAACATGATGCAGGAGGCGGGGCAGCTGATCGCCGACGCGCACTCCATGGGGCTGCTCGTCGTGCTGTGGATCTACCCCCGCGGGAAGGCCGTCATCGATGAGAAGGACGCGCACCTGATCGCCGGCGCAGCAGGCGTCGCCGTCAGCCTGGGCGCGGACTTCGTCAAGGTCAACCCGCCCAAGGGCGACGATGAGAAGTCGTCGGCCGAGAAGCTCAAAGAAGCCGCCGCGGCTGCCGGGCGTACCGGCCTTGTGTGCGCGGGCGGATCGACCGTTGACGCCAAGACGTTCCTCACCCAGCTGTGGGAGCAGATCCACGTTGGCGGCGCCAGCGGCAACGCCACTGGCCGCAACATCCACCAGCGCCCGCTCGACGAGGCGGTGCGGCTCACCAAAGCCATCAGCGCTATCACCCTCGGCGATTGGCCGGTGGACGACGCGCTCGCGGTGTTCGAAGGCGAGAAGGAGTTCACCGTCTAG